The following are encoded in a window of Castanea sativa cultivar Marrone di Chiusa Pesio chromosome 5, ASM4071231v1 genomic DNA:
- the LOC142636325 gene encoding cysteine-rich receptor-like protein kinase 10, translating into MTSFNPFSLPILFFSILSLSFLSLTTHAADPVHLMDVCANNTFSANSIYQTNLKSLLSSLDSNTTRNIEFFNTTTGQNTSDPVYGLFNCRGDVTPQLCRDCVNAAVKVLTSKCSREKVALTYYDECIVRYSNRSFFSTVDEKPRLGLLNTQNVTDQDKFNRLLNTSMLELATETSDFPTGSKKFGTKQVNISAFQTLYNLAQCTPDLSSTDCKTCLQDAVKLLPWCCSGKQGGRIVFPSCNVRYELYPFYTLAATAPTPSPGVQSPPPPSPSSVSGPKDKSKLSTSKIIAIVAPISASVVLFIVGCCFLIRRGKKYNAVDGENAANDITTVESLQYNFVTIESATNKFSEDNKLGEGGFGQVYKGTLPNGQEIAVKRLSKSSGQGAEQFKNEVVVVAQLQHRNLARLLGFCLQGEEKILVYEFVPNKSLDYILYDPKKQGLLDWSRRYKIIGGIARGIQYLHEDSRLRIIHRDLKASNVLLDADMNPKISDFGMARIFGVDQTQGNTSRIVGTYGYMSPEYAMHGEFSVKSDVYSFGVLVLEIITGKKNSNFYESEVAEDLLSYVWIHWRDGRPLELLDPALGDSFSRDEVMRCIHIGLLCVQEDPADRPTMATIVLTLTSGSVSLQAPPQPAFFAKTDTNIPIKGLESSDQSTSKSMPWSVNEASITELDPR; encoded by the exons ATGACTTCCTTCAATCCTTTCTCTCTTCCAATCTTGTTCTTTTCCATACTCAGCCTTAGCTTCCTAAGCCTCACCACTCATGCTGCTGACCCTGTTCACCTCATGGATGTATGTGCAAACAACACTTTCAGCGCCAATAGCATCTACCAAACCAATCTAAAGTCCCTCCTCTCTTCACTCGACTCCAACACCACACGCAACATCGAATTCTTCAACACCACCACTGGCCAAAACACCTCCGACCCTGTCTACGGTCTCTTCAACTGTCGCGGCGATGTCACCCCTCAACTCTGCCGAGACTGCGTGAACGCGGCGGTGAAAGTACTAACCAGCAAGTGTTCAAGAGAGAAGGTCGCTCTGACATACTACGACGAGTGTATAGTGCGCTACTCAAACCGGTCGTTCTTCTCCACCGTGGACGAAAAACCAAGGCTGGGCTTGTTGAACACCCAGAATGTAACTGATCAGGACAAGTTTAATCGATTGCTGAACACTTCGATGCTTGAGTTAGCAACTGAAACCTCGGACTTTCCGACGGGTTCTAAGAAGTTTGGGACCAAGCAAGTGAACATATCTGCGTTTCAAACACTGTACAACCTTGCACAGTGTACCCCGGACCTGTCCAGCACCGATTGCAAAACTTGTCTACAGGATGCTGTGAAGCTTCTTCCATGGTGTTGTAGTGGAAAACAAGGGGGTAGAATTGTTTTTCCTAGTTGCAATGTTAGGTACGAATTGTACCCATTTTACACTTTGGCAGCCACTGCGCCTACACCTTCACctggggttcaatctccacCGCCTCCAAGTCCAAGTTCCGTGAGTGGACCGAAAG ATAAAAGCAAACTGTCAACATCAAAAATAATCGCCATCGTTGCTCCAATTTCTGCCTCTGTGGTTCTATTCATTGTGGGGTGCTGTTTCCTAATTAGGAGAGGAAAGAAGTACAATGCAGTAGACGGAGAAAATG CTGCCAATGATATTACAACTGTAGAGTCCTTGCAATATAATTTTGTTACAATTGAAAGTGCCACAAACAAATTCTCAGAGGATAACAAGCTTGGTGAAGGAGGATTTGGTCAGGTTTACAAG GGAACACTTCCTAATGGACAAGAAATAGCTGTGAAGAGGTTATCAAAAAGCTCAGGACAGGGTGCAGAACAATTTAAGAATGAGGTTGTAGTGGTTGCCCAGCTTCAACACAGAAATTTAGCAAGGCTATTGGGCTTTTGCTTGCAAGGAGAAGAAAAGATACTTGTTTATGAATTTGTGCCCAACAAGAGTCTTGACTATATTCTATATG aCCCAAAAAAACAGGGACTACTGGATTGGTCAAGACGTTACAAGATAATAGGCGGGATTGCTCGAGGAATCCAATATCTACATGAAGATTCTCGACTTCGAATTATACATCGTGATCTCAAAGCTAGCAATGTATTGTTGGATGCAGATatgaacccaaaaatttcagattttggcaTGGCAAGGATATTTGGAGTTGATCAAACTCAAGGAAACACAAGTAGAATTGTGGGGACATA TGGTTATATGTCTCCAGAGTACGCCATGCATGGGGAATTCTCTGTGAAGTCGGATGTGTATAGCTTTGGTGTCTTGGTTCTAGAGATTATCACTGGCAAGAAGAATAGTAATTTCTATGAATCAGAAGTTGCTGAGGACCTCTTGAGTTAT GTTTGGATACATTGGAGGGATGGTAGGCCTTTGGAATTGTTGGATCCAGCTTTGGGAGATTCGTTTTCTAGAGATGAAGTCATGAGATGCATCCATATTGGTTTATTATGTGTTCAAGAAGATCCAGCTGACAGACCCACCATGGCGACAATAGTTCTCACACTTACAAGCGGCTCAGTTTCACTGCAAGCACCTCCACAGCCAGCATTTTTTGCCAAAACAGACACAAACATCCCAATAAAGGGCCTGGAGTCATCAGATCAATCTACAAGCAAGTCAATGCCATGGTCTGTTAATGAAGCATCCATTACTGAATTAGA